In Lolium rigidum isolate FL_2022 chromosome 3, APGP_CSIRO_Lrig_0.1, whole genome shotgun sequence, the genomic window agaagcagctcttgaagataagggtcctgcacccggtccatcgacgatggtccatcgtctccatcttcatgatcgtcatgatgacctccatcttgatcttcctcatcatcgtgtgcaggatctcctacattgtgatcatgatcatctccgggatcttctacatcccgatcatgtccgagatcttctacatcccgatcacctccttccttatttcttgttgaaatcccatggacaaattcataatcatcttcgtcgccttcccaccgatagccatccatgaaaccacgcatgagaaggtggtcccgcaccatatcggctttagggtccataaggctcgtcagcttgcatcttcgacacggacatcttatctccttttggttatttctaatcatctcgcctGTCGCgggtttcaaaaacctagccacaacgccttcgctcatcatgcggaccatggtcgcctgcgggtatagagaaaatggatatcttagcataccaaaataaaattttggcatgaccttccctaaaaataggacatatgtatatgcgtagtatgcccaccattcgccgaaacggaaatgaatcaacgtttcggcaaaatattggcaactccatcgcatttcaaatccctgcaaacaaaaacatgcaacacatgtgtggaggcttcgcatgcatatacaacacatgtggaggcttcgcatacaacatatACACATGCACGTgaagcttttcgcgcatgcgcacaacacATGATCGAGcttcacataacatatgtgcacacacatgtgtacgtgtgtgcaagacgatcggaaccggtcacacacaaagcataaaaccaacaaagttaccgatacggcgagacttagagtgttggatgaggtaaaaagttgagattgagtagggtattgagctaagaaagcttcaccattacttacctatgaagaaaattaagtttaccaacttaattttggtgaatgaagaggtgaaaatgaggtgggaaggaggggcaacacgaccagatccagatttggtgggaggtggtggtggaagagtgtttggggaaagtgggtggcacatgtgagtggagtggtgaaaagcaggaaatggtcccggcttagcagtggcgcaccacctagccgtgcgccactgctagtgtgacatagcaatggcgcactgctaggtggtgcgccactgctaagcctctcACCGCTAAAGGGGGctctggccacctcctagcagtggcgcacctcatgctatgcgccataggtaagctatgtagcagtggcgcaccactgaagtgcgccattgctaagcctatcatctctaaaggGGCTCTGGACACCTCCCAGCAGTGACGCACCtcaccaacgtgcgccataggtaagcaatttagcagtggcgcaccccagagacgtgcgccactactaggttgggggaggaccTGGCCTCCTGTCAGCACTTAGttatggcgcaccacaaacaaggtgcgccactactacttttgtaacagtggcccaccgttttgtggtgcgccactgctaagtagtagtggcgcacggcagtcatggtgcgccactgctggcagtcttacggctaggccttttcctagtagtgtttacTAGAGGGAAGCTCTCCTAGCAGGTCATCTGCAACCTAATCCACATGCTGCGGCGCGCCGACCCTACAAGTGGATCTTGTGTTGGAGATCGTCGTGTGCTTTGAGGCAATGACCCTTGTTCGCTATGCCCTCGCTGCATCCTCACAATAACTTCATCCACCAGCAAGCCGCATGTGTCATGCCCCCAACCTACTGCGTCCTCGCGCGCCTCCACATCCGCCACTACCACCCACGCATGCCGCTCGTCTCCCTGATGCTTCTAGCCACACTCGCCGCCTCGGACTTCATCGACAAGCACCTCACGCCCGTTGCGTCACGCTGTACATCTTCCGATATTATGACTCATTGATGTTGTGTTGTGGTATCGTCGTTTTCTGCCTTGTCTCCTTGTCACCCCAAAAGGCAAAGATTTCCGGTTCCGAGTTGTACATGTATGGCCCTATCATTGACACCCGCACCTTCATCTCTGAACTGCTGGACATCTCCATGGACGACAAGTCTTCAATTAGAAGCTGCGTAATGCTCACCGCCCGGGCGACATCAATTGCTCCTCCTTCTCGTTGCTCCTCGCTGAAATGAACATCCACCACACAGATAGGCTTGACAAGGGATGCACTATGAGACTCCAGACCTCAATGCCGTCAGATACCCGCGGCATAAGATGGGGATAGATCAATAAATATGTAAGTCACTCTAGGCCATTCGAAGAGCAGAAGGGGTTCTACATCCTCCCTGGCGATGTAATCCACTGGCTCCTCCATGACCGGATCGAGATCCTCACATACAATATCCACACAGGAAAGCTAGTCATCGTGAAGTACGGATTCTCGCCATTCATGGGTTCATCACATGTGCGCGCTAACACCTCTCGACTGGTTAGTGGCTGCGGGGCGCTACGATCGACATCGGGAGAAGCTACGCTCAATAAATCTCAACATTCTTTAGTCCTTGTCGtgtgtgtgcatgtgtgtgtgcgTGCACGTGCGCGTGCCTGTGAGCGTGTGTGTGTCTGTGTCATTTTTTCGTGAGAATTAGGCTTCTTGGCCACCTACCTCTAATGAAGATTAACAGGTTTGACGTCCTCAAACGTTGAATCCTGCCTCGCCATGCTGCTGCAGATAGATCAATGGTTCAATTTTTGATAAAATTATTATTCACAAAGTGGATTTTCGTAAGTATTGCACGCCGTTTTTCCTCATTAGCCTTCAAAGTTCAATTCTTTCTAATTGGTTTTCAAAGGATATTACATCACATTTACTAGTTTATCTCATCAAAGTATTCTCAAAAAAGATTGATATCATCACAATTTGTTGTACAATTCAAATAGTGTATCGAAGTAAATCCCATTAGGTCCAAAAGTAGATGGAAATAGGTCCCAACACCCAATCCGCAAGCATGAAATACAAATGCATGCAACATACCGATATATTTTCAATATAAATTCAACCCATCGCAATAAACATCTAGAATAAGTAATTTTAGGAGACTAATGTGTCCCATTATTGGTAGAATTTCAGTAAGCCTCCgattattagagcatctccagccatgcCCCTGGGAAGGCCCCCAAGACCCCTTTTTTTTAtctggatggacgaaaacggcacAATCACGTccccagcttctcgttttcgtccggatttacgGACTCCCCAGACCATCCTCGGTTCCCTGGGATGCTGCCGGGGACTCTGGATGGAGCAAATTCCACGCTCTGCCCGCGTGTCAGTGAAAAGTAGCAAAAAACTAGCCCAACGACAGCTGGAAAATCGTTGTTCCCCATGTAAAAAATAGGTCCAATTCGGACCAATTTTCATCCCGGATTGTGCCCCGGGGGCCTCCAACGGctagctggagatgctcttactattcGAAAGAGTTGTTCATTCAATATTTTAGTGTTAAATATAGTAGAATAAAATGATACTTATATGTAAAAGTAATGCTGCTTCCACTGAGTACTAATTATTATAACTTGGTGGCAATCGCACGAACATTGTGCTGGTAAAATCAAAATCACGAGTTTGAGATGGCCTAGTTCTCTATCGACGGATCTAGGACGCGCCCTGCAAATATAACTGCGCCAGTCACCTCCTCCACTATGAAGTATGCAAAGGGATGGTCAGCTACAAAATCCACCCCAGGAGGTGGCGACTCCGGCATATCACATCCATACTCAAAATCCGTAAAGGTGACTGCCGCTGCTTCGGTGCCTTCCTCGTTTACCTCGATGACCGccttgtggatgatgtcgttcaaGACCGTTGGCAAGCCAGAGTCATTAGGCTCTACCATGTCAGACAGATCGGCTTGATCACCGAACGGCAATTTAAGCCCTAGCTTCTCAAGAATAGTGACGACGCTGCTTTCGAAGGACAACTTAAACTTGGGCACCCGGAATTCGTCAACTTCGACCTTCTCCTTGGGCAGGTGCTGGTGCAGGAAGCCAGGCTGTGATGCTATCATGTCAACTAGGTTTGGCAAGCCATCATGGTCATCTGGAAGGAAGATACATATAGAGAACTTCGTGCGCTTGTTACGACCAGAGGACATCCTCTTACGCTTCTTACGATTAGAGGGTACATAGCCTGTCAACATGTCAGCATAACAGAATGATGTCATATATATAATCGGAGCACCCATAGTGTGGGATAACAGGAAGATTGAAAGGATCAACACACTAGCCAAACGGATTACCTTGCGGAACTGCCATCTCATACCGGAGTTTGAGCACCTTGAACCCATCATGCACGGCGATGAACTGGGACGACAGGCTCTTCATGAACGGCGTGTCGACGGTGCTGCCGTCCAGCCGGTAGAAAAGCTTGTCCTTGGTGCGCTTCTCGTTGAAGGGGTTAACCCACTTGCCCTTGAAGTATACGGCGTTGCCGAGCACGACGCGGGTGAGCGTGGTGATTGATCCCGGACCAAAGACAGAACCGATCACATCGTGCGTGGCCTCTGCGACCCAGGCATTGATCTGGTCCCGTGCCGCCTCCGGGTTGCTGATGAAGTCGACGCTGCTGGCCTCGGCGCTGAACTTGTCCACGACGGTGCGGCGGTAGGCGGCCTTCAGCGGGCAAGTGAGCTCGCTCCAGACGCCGCACGCGAACGCGATGCGTGGACCGCCGGCGCCGGACTCGTCCTTGAGCGCGGTCTCGACGACGCCGGCGACGGACTCCTCGAGCTCGCCGCGTGACCGCGCGCCCACCACGCGGAGGATCTCGTCCAGGGTGGCGCCCCGGGCGCCGGTGGCCAGGAGCGCCAGCGCGGCGTAGATGGACAGTGGGGAGAACACGAGGTTGCTGTCCGCGTTCTCCTCGGCCAGACACCTCGCGAGGCTGGCAGAGAGCGCCGCCAGGCCGCCAGTGTCGGCCTGCGCCGTCGGGTTCCTCGGCACTTCCATTGCTGGCTGTTGAGACAGAGAAGAAAATCTGGTCGAGAAACGATGATGGGTTCTTTTGCTTGATGTGTAGTATAGTGCACGCTAAGAGGATCGGCTTTACTTATGGATTGCTAGAGAGTAGAGACCTTACGAGCTACGAGTCGTTTCTAATTTGGTAACTAGAATCCGTTGTTGGATGCCTGAAAAGAAGAAGTGCAAACTTGGCCGATACTCTGCCTAGCCTGAAAAAAAAGAACACTTGTTGCTAGTAGTAACTAGGAAAACAAGTCTAGTTATTCTGCCCGTCGTCTCCGAGTCCGACCTCGCATCATATTCACTCTTATACACGCGCCCTGCTACAGCTGCAGAATCACATTTAGATTTAGGTCTGTTGCAGATCGATCGGGAACCCGTGCACACGTACTACGACGACCATGGACAAGAACAAGGCAGTCGGCGACAACGAGGGGTTCACCGACAAGCAGCGGGTGGAGTTCTGGATACGGGAAATAGAAGCGGGCAGGGAGCAGCTGTTCATCGATACCATCTTGCGGAGCGGCACGGAGGATCGACCCAAGCCCTGCTTCTGCCGCAATCCGCCGTCAGCTAACAAgccgggcccgccgccgccgccgccggaaaacGGGTTCAGCCTCGTCACGGTGCTAGCGCTGTACGCGCCGGTACCGCAGGCGTCTCGCGATCAGCTGAATAACATGACGCCGTCGACCGCCGCCCAAGGAAAGAAGCCCCGGTGCACTCCGGCCGCCCCTCGCCGCGCCCGGAAGGAAGGTTCGCAAGACCACACGCACGCGCGCTCCTTGGCACAGAAGCCGCGGCGGCCGTCGTCGACGTCCGAGCTAGACCAGGCGCCGCAGAACTCCTTCAAAACGGTGACGGTGCTGTGCGCGCCGCCGCATCTGGCTCGCGAGGTGAAGAGGCCGTCCGCGTCCACCGAGTGCGCCCCGCAAGGCGAGAAGAAGCATCGTGCTGTGTAGTCCGTCTCCCTGTCCCGCGCGCTCGATTTCTTCGATCGATCGATGTAATGTGCTTTTCGATCGATCAATCATGCACAGCTTTTGGATACCAGGTTTGTAGGGAATTTATTTTCCAGGAACCTACTACTCGGTTAACTGACTAACCAACTAAATCCTATTATTTGCATGTATCGACAAAAAAAACTTTCAATTGCACATGTGCCGCAACTAAGATATTTTAGTAAAAATTGCATGGGTTTGCAGCACGTTTTTGTTTTCTTAATTACGCATAGGTTGAAACTAATATTTTGTCAGTGGAGTTGCAACTGTTTTTTTTAGGACATGGCTAATTTCCGGTTGGCCTAAGAATTAGCTTAATTCCTGATCAACCTGGTTTCATGTGTAATTTACATGCAACTAAGGGAAAGGATATGCAATTGCACATGTATGTACAATTACACATCCATGCACATCCATATGTAATTCTTGTATGCACGAATCACGATGTAAATCTAACGGCTGTCGAGTTGATGTTAAATTAATGTAATTCCCGATCAACCTGAAATTAGCACAAGAGTTATTTTTAtgggagataaaaaaaaaaagtgaagcatGTGTCTCCCACTTTCTAGTGTCTCCCTTTGCTTTTCTTAAGCGGAAAGTGTCTTCGTTTGCTATGTAAGCAAAATGACCGAAAATAATCTTGTCCAGCCTATCACCACCTTACATAGGAAAAGCCCATGAGCTAGAAGGCCCAGCATACCAAAAAGAAACATGCCGcatatttttttgataaagggaatatattaatatcgaaggaaaccaattacactcagtctctgcaacaacacaaTACCCTATtgatagtacggatgcacacaaaaaaaccaaaatactaaaagaagaaaaaaaagttcCGCTACGGTATTCTAGCCCTAGCAGCAATAGTACATCCACCATCAAGACAACACGTGAACTCCAGGctatccaaaaacgacgcctccaagaagggaatagtgcACAAGCGCTGTCGTCGTCCGATCGAAAGATCttaagttttcaccctgaagataatcTTCACTCTCAAAATGATGTCTTCAACAaagccattgccaggcacaaccttaaagtcagaccttagattttcaccctgagaggtaagacttcgAACTTTACTTGTGCTGCCGCCCACATTGGCATACTGATGCTGCGAAATCCAGAataccaagcaagttcctcaataACATAGAGACTCAAACCTTTAATCGTTAATCTTCAAATCCGGTCTTtatgatattctccgcctctgatTTTACCATGAACCAGAAGTCATCTAATGGCAACACATAAACCAAACGGTGGAAAAGAAACAAGCCGCATACTCAAAAAGAAACAACATGTATCAGTAGTTCGGCCAATCGATCGTGAGTTAAGTGCCATGTCAAGCTAGTCACCTGAGCTCCCGGTGTGCCCAATGAAAAGACAAGCGATGGTACATCTAATTTACCCAAACCCTTTGGATTGCACCACTCCACCAGGCGTCCACGCTGGATATACTTGAGACCGAGGCATATAGTTTAATCAAGGAATAATGATGCCGAGATATGGAAAGTACATCCATATATAACATACCATATTATCAACAAAATCAATTACTGTTTGATAGTATATGGAAGATCTCCACAGAAAAAAACAATTAAGTGCCATGAGTTATGGAAGAATGAAGGAAATTAATTAATTTTGAGCTGTACTCGTAGGTTAAGTTAATGAATTTCCTTGGTTAAAAAGATAGGGGATTTTTTTGACATAAACATACCCCTTTATTCAATCAAATAGAAGTTACATCATTGACTAGAAAAGGTACAATAGAAACCGGGGGGGCTCATCTAACCAGACTTCTTGATCAGATCCACGAGCTAGCCTAGCTAATTCATGAGCTACCGAGTTTGCTTCATGAAAATTATGTTCAAACTTGaccttttaaaatttgaaaaccaGGTGATAGCAGTCATCAAGGATTGCAGCTGAAGCTCATATTGAGTAGCCTCCCTCATTGCTTGGACCAACATTGAGACTATCAACATCATATATAACTCTGTTGCATCAAATTGTTTGAGCCAAAATTAAATCTTGTTTTAAGGCCAACAATTAACACGCCGTAGATAAATTCTAGCTTGTTATTACTCGCAAGAACGAAGTTTCCGCAACTATCACTGATTACTGGGCCTATAATGCCAGGGAGAACATCCGCATCgaacgaagcatcaacattaagCTTTACAAAATTCTGCGGACCTTTGTCCAACCATTTCTTCGCAACTTCGGTTTAGGAGAATGAGCAGTGATAAAGTTAGAATATAGTGCTCCAATAGTCAAGGCCGTACCTGCTGGGTCCTTCACCTTTTCACCATGAGCAGTTTGCCGAGGTACCATCTTCCGATTGCGATTAGTTCAGGTATACTTGACTGTTCCAATATCATAGGGAAGTCATGTTCAGAACATAAAAGATATTCCAAAACAGCTTGTCTCGTGCGATCATTGACACAAGCTTGATCGATTAACTCCTCCAACCCAAGCTTTCTCCAAATAGGCTGGCGCGTGAGCAATGGAAGAGCATATGCTTTGTATCTTCCACTCCAATCTCACAAATAGGGCattagggcatgtgcaatggttgataagaccgtcTTATCTTAACACTGCTacgtaatctagatataacaataaaacatgatgtacaatgggttattttttagtcttatctttagtaacgagacatcctaaatttgtggtgagagagattgtgctaagagatcatctcttagctaagagaaggcaaagtctttttttcatctttctctttcctccacatcagcatttatcctacgtggcactgctaagatatcaccattgtacatgcccttaggctggtgccaatgcatcaccccactatagcctcgccacgtcagcttttccctcactctcaccccacggtgccagtgcacgggctatagtgccagctctcacttctctctcctccctaccgcctccctaccgcccccactagcaccgctatcgcctccctctcgccccgctctcgcctccaacgtGGGCTATAGGCGGGCAGTACCGCGCCCTaacgccgggcgcccgcgccaccgcccgaCGCTACCgtcccgcccctctcccgcctgCCTCTCGCCCCGCGCTGGGCGGTAGCGCCTCCACTCccgcccccattggcaccagccttatgcGCTAACTTTGATATGTTTGTTTGCTTGGCATGGTTTAGAATTCCAGATTTACCAAACCTTGTCTGTGTGATTCTCACGCGTGGTGAGATGGCAACTTTTTTCCCCACGGATTTTTCTGCCACGTGGCTAATTCTCATTGGTTCGCTCGCGTAATCACCTCCAAAAGGCAAAAGATATGTCCCGTGTGTACAATAAATTCCTCCCCAGTAAattgagtcaaaaaaaaaaattcctccCCAGTAAAGGACGCGTCTTGCTATCTATTTAACCATATGCCAAGCTAGGAATCGAGGCGCTCATCTCTCTCAATCTCAAGAAAATCGTTGGTGATCTCAAGATGCGGCATGATCATGTGCACCTCTGTGTACTACTAGCACTCTTTCTGGTTTCTTGGACCCAAGGAGGGGATGGAGCAACACACGTAAGTTCTAACAAGTAGTACAAACATGATTCTTTTTTGAAATTATTTCTTCGATCTACGGACTTGCGATTACAAAGTTTGATTATTGTAATCCAGCAAGTAATATTTAGTCAAGCTTCCAGATCTTCATGCTCAATCTAGTATGTTAGTGCCACCCTGCTAACTTGTTCGTATCAATTTCCACAGCACCCTGCAGTGATGGGGGGCAATGATCAGGTAATATTGGAATTCTCTTTTAACGTTTGATTTTCCTACTGTACTAATAGGGTAAACTCGATTCAGTTATAATAGATCTCAATGCGTTGTGCGCATATATCTGCAGTATTGGCAACGGCACAGCCAGACGGCGGATCCGGTCGTCGTCTTCGATGACGACGAGCAGGTGACGGCCAACCGGCAGCCAGCTCCAGCAGGCGCAGCGTCCAACGGAACAGTGGTCGTCAAGACGCACACCGAGTACTCGGCCGTCGCCAGGAACTCGTCCAGCGACAGCTTCGCCGTGCTCGTGCACCTCAAGGCTCCCGGGATGACCGACGCCGGATCGGCAGGCGACGCGCAACCACGAGCCCCGCTGGACCTCGTCACGGTGCTTGACGTGAGCGGGAGCATGCACGGGCAGAAGCTGGCGCTGCTGAAGCAGGCGATGCGGTTCGTGATCGACAACCTCGGCCCCGACGACCGCCTCTCCGTCGTGTCCTTCTCCTCCGGTGCGCGCCGGGTGACCAGGCTCGTGCGCATGACGGACGCCGGGAAGGCCCTGGCGGTGAGCGCCGTGGACTCCCTCAAGGCGGGCGGCGGCACCAACATCGCCGCGGGGCTCCGCACGGCCGCCAGGGTGCTCGACGAGCGCCGCCACAGGAACGCCGTCTCCAGCGTGGTGCTCCTCTCCGACGGCCAGGACACCTTCACCGCGGTGAGACGAGGGGGCAGCGACTACGAGGCGCTCGTCCCGCCCTCGTTCCTGCGTGCAGGCAGCGAGTGGTCGGCGCCGATCCACACGTTCGGGTTCGGCAAAGACCACGACGCGGCGGCGATGCACGTGATCGCCGAGGCGACCGGCGGCACGTTCTCGTTCATCGAGAAGGAGGCGGTGATCCAGGACGCGTTCGCGCAGTGCATCGGCGGGCTGCTGTCCGTGGTGGTGCAGGAGGCGCGTATCGCCGTCACGTCCGTGCATCCGGGGGTTCGTGTAGTGTCGGTCAGGTCCGGCCGCTACGAGAGCCGCGTGCACGAGGACGGGCGCGAGGCCACGGTCCAGGTCGGGGAGCTGTACGCCGACGAGGAGAGGCGCTTCCTGCTGTTCCTCGCCGTGCCAAAAGCCGCAAAGGATTCAGAAAGCGACACCGTTCTGGTGAACGTGGTGTGCAGCTACAGAGACGCCGCGACCGGCGGGAACGTCAGCGTGACGGCCGAGAAGGCGGTGGTGGCGAGGCCAGAGGACGCAGGTGAAGCGGAGCGGTCGGCGGAGGTGGAGCGGGAGCGCGtgcgggtggaggcggcggaggacatcgcggcggcgagggcggcggcggagcaggGCGCGCACGAGGAGGCAGTGAAGATACTGGAGAACCGGGAGCGGCTGGTGGCGCAGTCGGGGGATGGCGACGCGGTGATCGTCGGGCTGGCCGGCGAGCTACGGGAGATGCGGGAGCGCGTGTCTAGCCGAGCGAGGTACGAAGGCTCAGGGCGGGCCTATGTGCTCGCCGGCATGAGCGCGCACGCGCAGCAGCGTGCCAACTCGAGGCAGCAGCAGGAGTCATTTGAGGCGTTCGGCGAGGCGGCGGCAGACGACGAGGCGACGTTGTCGTACGCTACGCCGGCCATGCGCGCCATGCTTCGGCGCTCGAGGGGGGCGTCTGTGGAGCAGAAGGTGCGCGAGTCTGGAGATGAAGTCGCACAGAGTTATTATGGAGTGCCAACATGAGTTATCATTTCAAAATGTACATCTCGAATTTTTATTTACTGCAAGACATTTGGAGTTTGTTTCGCTTGAGGAGACGGCCTCAATCAGTAAGCTCCTCTGTCTAAAAACAATTACAAAGTTTGCGAAAAGTGTGCTTGACATATGGGCACTAATGCTCCCTCCACTTTTAAATtattggaaatttcaaaacctaaCACTTTCATAAATTGAAGAACAAGAATAAAAAATAATTTATGGAGATGTGTAGTTTAATGCGACAAATTAGTTACTAATATACATCATATGGGCAAACAAAAAAGGAGAGATAAAACATATATTAAAAATATACCCGACAAAAAGCACATAAAAAGGAAGTTGGGGGATTTTATAGAGATGCGTAGAGGCAAAATATACTTCTTGGGATTTTGATTTTCCcttttgatgatgttgatgaCAAATTTCTATGTTGGTCAACTTCTTACGTGGTGCAATTGATTCTGCGAGGTTGCCGACATTAACATAGATGGCATCCAAGTCTATCACTGTTTTCATGTTGTCACGGTCCTTTGGGAACATTAACATACATTAACATAGATGTGTTTACTAATCCTTTTttttgtgtcatactcatgagccaCCGTTGTGATGCTAGCTGCCGATGGATTTGAATTTGGATTGATGCATTCTGTAACTAACACTTCTGAAGTTAAATGCGAACCAAACCATACTGGTAGGAGGAGACACCTTTTCTGGTTAGTGTTTGCGGCCATGACTTGAACCCTATGAAATGTTCGCAACAAGATGATGATTGAACGTATCTGCAACAGACCTCTGACTTTGTTCTTAAATTCTTGACTTTTATTGAATCCATCGTTGACGCTCTGTAGGCAGCGGGATAGGGACCGACTAGACGACATGCTGGAGAACCTTCTTTCAGTGGCGCACCGTTTATCTACGCAATCGAGTCAATGAGTTGCCCTACGTCTTAGGGATGTATCGTTTTTCTTCTTGTTTGGGCATACTTGTGCTGTTGCCCCAGCAGattgtttttcttagttttttaTTGGTTCCGAACCTTGTATAGatgtggttgctttatttataaagcggagcGAAAGCCTATTTCAAAAAGTACTTAATTATTTTGAATATAGATAATCTACAATCGGGCGAATATGGATGAATTTGTGTTTGGATTTGGATTAACCCATACCCTCTTCAACAGCAGCCTTAGACGTGAGCTCTGAGGAGCAGCAAGACCCATCTCTCCGATGTCTAGAATTGTGCGAAGGCATATATCTAACAGAGTCAGTGACTTGTGCCTCTAAAACACAGATTGAATCGACGTACCACAGTGTATTAAACCTGTTCGATTGGGCATTTGAATCCCTAGCTTTTTTAGCACAAGTGTGGCCAGTCTAAGTACACGGCGCCTGCGTCACTCAACTGCATCGAGCGACGATGCCCGTTTCACATCCGCACACAAACCCGTAGCTCATAGAATTAGGCAATTATAATTACAACCACAAGGTATAAAAAATTGTTCAGCCTGTGCACAGCTTCACGAACAACGCAGGCATCACCGGGAGTTCACCATTCACTGCAATCGACCCGCACGCCCAAATCTAGGAACCGGCTTCCGACTTTTAGCTTCACATCGGACCACTCCCGCGCCCTTCGATCATTCCTATATGGAGCGTAGGATGGACGGCCCATTTAAAAGAAGCATCCACATCAGTTTTCCCGATTTTCTTCCTAATAACTACCCACGTAAATCACGCCAGATCATCTGTTGCCGCTCCAGTGTTTAGGAAATTAATTATTGTAGCCAATTTAGATCATGCGTTATGCTTCCATAGGAAAGGAAATCTTGTTTCAAATTTTCTTAGAGGTTGCTTCTCATGTCATGCAATTGGACGATGTTTTGATCTGTAATAGAGATTTGTGTCTTGCAAACAGTGCAAGGTACGAAGCTGGAAGAATCCATATAGTTGATAGAAACACACTATATTTAAATTTGAAGCATGTCTCATAGAATATTGAAGCACTGATTTGAACTCTTATTTGCTCTTGATTTTAAGAAACAAAAGTTTCTGATGATGTGCAAATCTGATTTCCAAAGCAACAAACTTGTTTCCAATGGGAATCAAATCTGCTTCCGGCgcaactgaatttttcttcggcaCGAAAGACACTTCGTTTTCTTTGCTGTTTTTTCTGGTTTCCGTGGACAAAGAATTTGCTTCTATGTTAAAAAATCTTACTTTGAATTAATAGAAGTT contains:
- the LOC124697774 gene encoding putative serpin-Z8, with protein sequence MEVPRNPTAQADTGGLAALSASLARCLAEENADSNLILRVVGARSRGELEESVAGVVETALKDESGAGGPRIAFACGVWSELTCPLKAAYRRTVVDKFSAEASSVDFISNPEAARDQINAWVAEATHDVIGSVFGPGSITTLTRVVLGNAVYFKGKWVNPFNEKRTKDKLFYRLDGSTVDTPFMKSLSSQFIAVHDGFKVIRLASVLILSIFLLSHTMGAPIIYMTSFCYADMLTGYVPSNRKKRKRMSSGRNKRTKFSICIFLPDDHDGLPNLVDMIASQPGFLHQHLPKEKVEVDEFRVPKFKLSFESSVVTILEKLGLKLPFGDQADLSDMVEPNDSGLPTVLNDIIHKAVIEVNEEGTEAAAVTFTDFEYGCDMPESPPPGVDFVADHPFAYFIVEEVTGAVIFAGRVLDPSIEN
- the LOC124697775 gene encoding E3 ubiquitin-protein ligase WAV3-like, with amino-acid sequence MRHDHVHLCVLLALFLVSWTQGGDGATHHPAVMGGNDQYWQRHSQTADPVVVFDDDEQVTANRQPAPAGAASNGTVVVKTHTEYSAVARNSSSDSFAVLVHLKAPGMTDAGSAGDAQPRAPLDLVTVLDVSGSMHGQKLALLKQAMRFVIDNLGPDDRLSVVSFSSGARRVTRLVRMTDAGKALAVSAVDSLKAGGGTNIAAGLRTAARVLDERRHRNAVSSVVLLSDGQDTFTAVRRGGSDYEALVPPSFLRAGSEWSAPIHTFGFGKDHDAAAMHVIAEATGGTFSFIEKEAVIQDAFAQCIGGLLSVVVQEARIAVTSVHPGVRVVSVRSGRYESRVHEDGREATVQVGELYADEERRFLLFLAVPKAAKDSESDTVLVNVVCSYRDAATGGNVSVTAEKAVVARPEDAGEAERSAEVERERVRVEAAEDIAAARAAAEQGAHEEAVKILENRERLVAQSGDGDAVIVGLAGELREMRERVSSRARYEGSGRAYVLAGMSAHAQQRANSRQQQESFEAFGEAAADDEATLSYATPAMRAMLRRSRGASVEQKVRESGDEVAQSYYGVPT